In a single window of the Bacteroidota bacterium genome:
- a CDS encoding Crp/Fnr family transcriptional regulator, producing MIDLDILLAWGGTYKSYKAGELIFEEGAICSCYHQLVEGEVKWINYNDDGKEFIQTLIDPGESFGEIPLFDDEPYVASAIALENSLIIKLPKHLFVQILKENTDLSFKFAAMLANRLRFKFMLLKTNAFENPENRVIALLTYYKKKKCIQGENSVRVNLTRQQIANMTGLRVETVIRTIRHLNDLGSLDIKNGKVFI from the coding sequence ATGATAGATTTGGACATATTGCTTGCTTGGGGTGGGACTTATAAATCATATAAGGCAGGTGAATTGATTTTTGAAGAGGGGGCAATATGCAGTTGCTATCATCAATTAGTAGAAGGAGAAGTAAAATGGATCAATTATAATGATGATGGTAAAGAGTTTATTCAAACCCTGATCGATCCGGGAGAAAGTTTCGGAGAGATTCCACTCTTTGATGATGAACCATATGTGGCAAGTGCAATTGCACTCGAAAATTCACTTATTATAAAATTACCTAAGCATTTGTTTGTCCAGATATTGAAAGAAAACACAGATCTAAGTTTTAAATTTGCTGCCATGCTGGCCAACCGATTAAGATTTAAGTTCATGTTGCTTAAAACAAATGCATTCGAAAATCCGGAGAACAGAGTCATAGCATTGCTGACGTATTACAAAAAGAAGAAATGTATTCAAGGGGAGAATAGTGTAAGAGTTAATTTGACAAGACAGCAAATTGCAAATATGACCGGACTAAGAGTTGAAACTGTTATCAGAACAATCCGGCATTTGAATGATCTGGGAAGTCTGGATATTAAGAATGGTAAAGTTTTTATTTGA
- a CDS encoding cytochrome c gives MKKLLSLCTAFSIIALIAACGGSENKSQDSATTETTPASGSESATNANPSYDPNRGEGKFKDVMIADKLDVAMAADGKKAYDIKCSSCHKLTDERLVGPGWKGVSGRHQPDWILNFITNTDAMIDKDPKVQAQLEICLVRMPNQSLSDSDARALLEFMRENDGVK, from the coding sequence ATGAAAAAACTACTCTCTCTTTGCACTGCATTTTCAATCATCGCCCTTATTGCTGCTTGTGGTGGCAGTGAAAATAAATCACAAGATTCAGCAACAACTGAAACGACTCCTGCTTCAGGATCTGAATCTGCTACGAATGCAAATCCATCTTACGACCCGAACCGTGGTGAAGGTAAGTTTAAAGATGTAATGATAGCTGATAAACTTGATGTTGCAATGGCAGCGGATGGAAAAAAAGCATACGACATCAAATGTTCCTCTTGTCACAAATTAACAGATGAAAGACTTGTAGGACCGGGATGGAAAGGTGTTTCAGGACGTCATCAGCCGGATTGGATCCTGAACTTTATTACTAACACTGATGCTATGATCGATAAAGATCCTAAAGTGCAGGCTCAACTTGAAATTTGTCTTGTTAGAATGCCAAATCAAAGTCTGAGCGACTCAGATGCACGTGCATTACTTGAGTTCATGCGCGAAAATGATGGCGTCAAATAA
- the nosZ gene encoding Sec-dependent nitrous-oxide reductase, giving the protein MKNNKVVSLAVIIALGSLFACKPKNAGNAISGDAAAKAYVAPGKYDEFYNFVSGGFSGQMAVYGLPSGRLLRVVPVFSVDPEKGYGYSEESKPMLNTSHGMVPWDDLHHPELSQTNGEVDGRWLFGNANNTPRVARIDLTTFRTAEIIELPNSGGNHSSPFITENTEYVIAGTRFSVPPDDKNGDVPINSYKKNFKGTLSFISVDKTDGKMAIAFQIECPGVNFDLSHSGKGKSHGWFFFSCYNTEQANTLLEVNASQRDKDFIMAVNWKKAEEYIKAGKGKKQKVRYAHNTYSDVTHTATSEILTDVTVLDSKELKDICYFIPCPKSPHGCDVDPSGEYIVGSGKLAALIPVFSFDKMQKAIAAKDYAGEFEGIPVIKYESVLYGEVKKPGLGPLHTEFDGKGNAYTSFFVSSEIVKWNIKDLKVLDRASTFYSVGHLCIPGGDSRKPNPKYLIAYNKITKDRYLPTGPELAQSAQLFDISGDKMQLILDFPTIGEPHYAQAIAADKIKNNSVKIFKIEENQNPYVSKGEATAKVVREGNKVHVYATAIRSHFAPDNIEGVRMGDEVYFHVTNLEQDWDVPHGFAIKGADNAELLIMPGETQTLKWIPGKVGIYPMYCTDFCSALHQEMQGYVRVSPAGSNVPLMFSTGKNQPAKENQD; this is encoded by the coding sequence ATGAAAAACAATAAAGTGGTTTCATTAGCAGTGATCATTGCTCTTGGTTCTCTATTTGCCTGCAAACCTAAGAACGCAGGAAATGCTATCAGTGGCGATGCTGCTGCTAAAGCATACGTTGCTCCCGGCAAGTATGATGAATTCTACAATTTCGTCAGTGGAGGTTTCAGCGGTCAAATGGCTGTTTACGGATTACCATCAGGAAGATTGCTGCGTGTTGTACCTGTTTTCTCTGTCGATCCTGAAAAAGGATATGGTTATTCTGAAGAATCAAAGCCTATGTTAAATACTTCTCATGGAATGGTTCCATGGGATGATCTTCACCATCCGGAACTTTCACAAACAAATGGTGAAGTTGATGGTCGTTGGTTATTTGGAAATGCAAACAACACTCCACGTGTAGCCCGAATTGATCTTACAACTTTCAGAACTGCTGAGATCATTGAACTTCCTAATTCAGGCGGTAATCACTCTTCTCCATTCATCACAGAGAATACAGAATATGTAATTGCAGGAACGCGATTCAGTGTTCCACCGGATGATAAAAACGGAGACGTTCCGATCAACAGCTACAAGAAAAACTTCAAAGGAACTCTTAGCTTTATAAGTGTCGATAAGACAGATGGAAAAATGGCTATTGCTTTTCAGATAGAATGTCCCGGAGTGAATTTCGATTTGAGTCACTCAGGTAAAGGTAAATCTCATGGCTGGTTCTTCTTCTCTTGCTATAATACTGAACAAGCAAACACTTTGCTGGAAGTAAATGCATCTCAACGGGATAAAGATTTCATTATGGCTGTGAACTGGAAAAAAGCAGAAGAATATATTAAAGCAGGAAAAGGAAAAAAACAAAAAGTGAGATATGCTCATAACACCTATAGCGATGTTACTCATACTGCCACTTCTGAAATTCTTACAGATGTAACTGTTCTTGATTCAAAAGAATTGAAAGACATCTGCTATTTTATTCCATGTCCGAAATCACCTCACGGTTGTGATGTTGATCCTTCAGGAGAATATATTGTAGGTAGCGGAAAACTGGCTGCATTAATTCCTGTATTTAGTTTTGATAAAATGCAGAAAGCAATTGCAGCGAAAGATTATGCAGGAGAATTTGAAGGCATTCCGGTTATAAAATATGAATCTGTTCTTTATGGAGAAGTTAAAAAACCGGGACTTGGTCCACTTCATACAGAGTTTGATGGAAAAGGAAATGCATATACTTCATTCTTCGTTTCATCTGAAATAGTAAAATGGAATATTAAAGACCTGAAAGTGTTAGACAGAGCGAGTACATTTTATTCTGTTGGTCACTTGTGTATTCCGGGTGGTGATAGCAGAAAACCAAATCCGAAATATCTTATTGCATACAACAAGATCACAAAAGACCGTTATCTGCCAACAGGACCTGAGTTAGCACAAAGCGCACAACTGTTCGATATTTCCGGTGATAAGATGCAGTTGATACTCGACTTCCCGACAATTGGTGAGCCGCATTATGCTCAGGCTATTGCTGCAGATAAAATTAAAAACAATTCTGTTAAGATCTTCAAGATAGAAGAAAATCAAAATCCTTATGTATCAAAAGGTGAAGCGACTGCAAAAGTTGTACGTGAAGGAAATAAAGTTCACGTGTATGCTACAGCAATCCGTTCACATTTTGCTCCGGATAATATTGAAGGAGTAAGGATGGGCGATGAAGTTTATTTCCACGTTACCAATCTTGAACAAGACTGGGATGTACCACATGGATTTGCAATAAAAGGCGCCGACAATGCAGAATTACTCATCATGCCGGGTGAAACTCAAACACTAAAATGGATTCCGGGAAAAGTTGGAATCTATCCAATGTATTGTACTGATTTCTGCAGTGCATTGCATCAGGAAATGCAAGGATACGTTCGCGTTTCTCCTGCAGGAAGTAATGTACCGCTGATGTTCAGCACAGGTAAAAATCAACCGGCCAAAGAAAACCAGGATTAA
- a CDS encoding nitrous oxide reductase accessory protein NosL: MKNQTKLSSLISVLLIVSGVLLFVILFVPMWRIDLDAPQYPEGLRLLIYADKLGGNVDIINGLNHYIGMKTLHEDDFVEFKILPFIISFFGLFFITAGITKSRKLLFTLFALFVAFGVIAMADFWKWEYDYGHNLNPEAAIIVPGMAYQPPLIGFKQLLNFGAYSIPDIGGWLFIIAGATALFCIILDHRMYKLSKKINPALTLILISFALYSCSISPQPLKLGSDNCSFCKMTISNPRFGAEILTKKGKALKYDDISCMVSDLKENPIAAEKISAIYSVDFSSTHQLTDVKDCFFFETENLRSPMGGNIASVSNKDSLNYYLTNLQAQEISWSEIIKQ, from the coding sequence ATGAAAAATCAAACCAAGTTGTCTTCACTGATCAGTGTATTGCTGATTGTTTCCGGAGTATTACTTTTTGTAATTTTGTTTGTACCAATGTGGCGCATTGATCTTGATGCCCCGCAATATCCGGAAGGATTGCGGTTACTTATTTATGCAGACAAGCTCGGAGGTAATGTCGATATCATAAATGGCCTGAATCATTATATAGGAATGAAAACATTGCATGAAGATGATTTTGTCGAATTCAAAATTTTGCCTTTCATCATTTCCTTCTTCGGACTGTTCTTTATAACAGCAGGAATTACGAAAAGCAGAAAACTATTATTCACTCTGTTCGCTCTGTTCGTTGCGTTCGGAGTCATTGCTATGGCAGATTTCTGGAAATGGGAATACGATTACGGTCACAATTTAAATCCTGAGGCTGCTATAATTGTCCCGGGAATGGCATATCAGCCGCCTTTGATCGGCTTTAAGCAACTATTGAATTTCGGAGCTTATTCTATTCCTGATATTGGTGGCTGGCTATTTATTATTGCCGGCGCAACTGCATTATTCTGTATAATTTTAGATCACAGAATGTATAAACTTTCTAAAAAAATAAATCCTGCATTAACTCTGATACTGATATCTTTTGCTTTATACTCTTGTTCCATTTCTCCTCAACCTTTAAAACTGGGTTCTGACAATTGTTCATTCTGCAAAATGACAATCAGTAATCCACGCTTTGGTGCTGAGATTCTGACAAAAAAAGGTAAGGCATTAAAATATGATGATATTTCATGTATGGTCTCTGATCTGAAAGAAAATCCCATAGCTGCTGAAAAAATCAGTGCTATCTATTCAGTAGATTTTTCTTCAACACATCAATTGACAGATGTAAAAGATTGCTTTTTTTTCGAGACAGAAAATCTAAGGAGTCCAATGGGTGGCAATATCGCTTCTGTCTCAAATAAAGATTCGCTGAATTACTATCTGACCAACTTACAGGCACAGGAAATTTCATGGAGTGAGATCATTAAGCAATAA
- a CDS encoding nitrous oxide reductase family maturation protein NosD encodes MRIFFTVTLLSIIFVCHAALAKTLHVGANKNIKTIQGAVSSSIDGDTIIVDQGIYFEKNLIIDKQLVLFGNNFPVIDGEGKYEIVSIKAGNVTLNSFKIQHSGYATLEDPAGIKIYDSNNVTIENNIIDDTFFGIYAQYAKNCIIKNNKLTAYGKQEQEIGNGIHCWKSDSMQIIGNTIRGHRDGIYFEFVTNSIIWRNNSLSNMRYGLHFMFSHNDSYICNIFSGNGAGVAVMYTHGVKMYNNVFEDNWGDAAYGLLLKEISDSYIEGNTFVKNTSGIHMEGASRIQLCKNIFKNNGWAIKIQASCMDVNVSRNNFFGNTFDIGTNGTLVLNTFNNNYWDKYEGYDLNKDNLGDVPFRPVSMFSMIIENNPQTMILFRSIMVTLLDKTERIIPTLIPENLKDEHPFMKPIAL; translated from the coding sequence ATGAGAATCTTTTTTACTGTAACCCTTCTTTCAATAATTTTTGTTTGTCATGCCGCACTTGCGAAAACACTTCATGTTGGAGCAAATAAAAACATTAAAACCATTCAAGGGGCTGTTAGTAGTTCAATCGATGGAGACACCATTATAGTAGATCAAGGAATTTATTTTGAAAAAAATCTTATTATTGATAAGCAACTTGTATTGTTTGGAAATAATTTTCCGGTAATTGATGGCGAAGGCAAATATGAGATCGTTTCGATCAAAGCCGGAAATGTTACACTGAATAGTTTTAAAATTCAACATTCCGGATATGCTACTTTAGAAGATCCTGCCGGAATCAAAATCTACGACTCAAACAATGTAACTATCGAGAACAATATAATCGATGATACATTTTTCGGCATCTATGCACAGTATGCGAAGAACTGCATCATCAAAAACAATAAACTTACTGCCTACGGAAAACAAGAACAGGAAATCGGTAACGGTATTCATTGCTGGAAAAGTGATAGTATGCAGATCATAGGAAATACAATCCGTGGTCATCGTGATGGTATTTATTTTGAATTTGTAACCAACTCTATTATCTGGCGAAATAATTCGCTTTCAAATATGCGATATGGTTTGCATTTTATGTTCTCGCACAATGATTCATACATCTGCAATATTTTCAGTGGTAATGGTGCCGGTGTTGCTGTAATGTATACACATGGTGTAAAAATGTATAACAATGTTTTTGAAGACAACTGGGGCGATGCCGCTTATGGTCTTTTGCTAAAAGAAATATCTGACAGTTATATTGAAGGGAATACCTTTGTAAAAAATACCAGCGGAATTCACATGGAAGGTGCAAGCAGAATTCAGCTCTGTAAAAATATTTTCAAAAATAATGGTTGGGCAATTAAAATCCAGGCAAGTTGTATGGATGTTAATGTAAGCCGGAATAACTTTTTCGGAAACACATTTGATATTGGAACTAATGGAACTCTTGTGTTGAATACTTTCAATAATAATTACTGGGACAAATACGAGGGCTATGATTTGAACAAAGATAATTTGGGAGATGTACCTTTCCGTCCTGTGAGTATGTTCTCTATGATAATAGAAAACAACCCGCAAACAATGATCTTATTCCGAAGCATTATGGTTACCTTGCTTGATAAAACCGAAAGAATTATTCCAACTTTGATTCCTGAAAACCTGAAAGACGAACACCCGTTTATGAAACCCATTGCATTATGA
- a CDS encoding ABC transporter ATP-binding protein: MIELKNISKNFAKFQALKDINLTCEKGQCIALIGPNGSGKTTLIKSILGMVVPEKGEILFKGKSIKNDFEYRAEIGYMPQIGRYPDNMTIGQIFEMMKDIRKSKDSTFDEELINNFELKKIFDKRMRTLSGGTRQKVSAALAFLFNANVLILDEPTAGLDPLSADILKEKIIKENKKGKLIIITSHILSELDELISHLIYMQDGKIRFYKKIDELKNESGQAKLSKAISTLMHEAI, from the coding sequence ATGATAGAACTTAAAAACATATCAAAAAACTTTGCGAAGTTTCAGGCACTTAAAGATATTAATTTAACGTGCGAGAAAGGGCAATGTATTGCATTGATTGGTCCAAATGGCAGCGGAAAAACTACTCTCATTAAATCAATACTTGGAATGGTTGTTCCTGAAAAAGGAGAAATTCTATTTAAAGGAAAATCAATCAAAAACGATTTTGAATATAGAGCAGAGATCGGCTACATGCCGCAAATAGGACGATATCCTGACAACATGACCATCGGACAGATCTTTGAAATGATGAAAGATATCCGTAAGTCAAAAGATTCAACATTTGATGAAGAACTGATCAATAATTTTGAACTCAAAAAAATATTTGATAAACGGATGCGCACCCTCTCCGGAGGAACACGGCAAAAGGTAAGTGCTGCACTTGCTTTTCTATTCAATGCCAACGTTTTGATTCTTGATGAACCTACAGCAGGACTTGATCCGCTTTCTGCCGACATACTCAAAGAAAAAATAATCAAGGAAAATAAAAAAGGAAAGCTGATAATAATTACCTCACATATTCTTAGCGAACTCGACGAACTGATCAGTCATCTGATCTATATGCAGGATGGTAAGATCCGGTTTTACAAAAAAATAGATGAGTTGAAGAATGAAAGCGGACAGGCAAAACTTTCGAAAGCAATTTCTACATTAATGCACGAAGCAATATGA
- a CDS encoding ABC transporter permease subunit, whose product MNKVFKYFVIDILRNKTVIFYTLFLFIVTFTLFSFEENTAKGLLSLLNIILFIVPLISIIFSTIYVYNCSEFIELLICQPLKRKYIWLSLFTGLAFSLCLSFLIGCGIPVLIYEPTSTGLILVITGCLLSVIFVSIALLATVTTRDKAKGIGKSILLWLYFALIFDGLVLFLLFQFAEYPLEKMMMAISGLNPIDLSRIIVLLRLDVSALMGYTGAVFKDFFGTTLGFGVALLALSLWAIVPLLISTKKFRTKDL is encoded by the coding sequence ATGAATAAAGTTTTCAAATATTTTGTAATCGATATTCTAAGGAATAAGACTGTAATTTTTTATACTTTGTTTTTATTCATCGTTACGTTTACTTTATTCAGTTTTGAAGAAAACACTGCAAAAGGATTACTAAGCCTGCTGAATATTATCTTATTCATAGTGCCGTTGATCTCAATAATTTTTTCAACTATCTACGTCTACAATTGTTCCGAGTTCATTGAATTACTGATCTGTCAGCCTCTAAAAAGAAAATACATCTGGCTAAGTCTTTTCACAGGACTTGCATTTTCACTTTGTCTATCATTTCTTATCGGCTGTGGAATTCCGGTATTGATATATGAACCGACATCAACCGGTTTAATTCTTGTTATTACCGGGTGTTTATTATCCGTGATCTTTGTCTCAATTGCATTGCTGGCAACAGTCACAACCCGCGACAAGGCAAAAGGTATTGGAAAGTCCATTTTGTTATGGCTCTACTTTGCATTGATCTTCGACGGATTGGTTTTATTTCTCCTATTTCAATTTGCAGAATATCCGTTGGAAAAAATGATGATGGCTATCAGTGGTTTGAATCCGATTGATCTTAGTCGTATCATTGTATTGCTGAGGCTAGATGTATCTGCATTAATGGGATACACAGGTGCAGTCTTCAAAGATTTTTTTGGTACCACTCTTGGTTTTGGAGTTGCCCTCCTGGCACTCTCATTATGGGCTATTGTCCCGTTATTAATTTCTACAAAAAAATTCAGGACTAAAGACCTGTAA
- a CDS encoding group III truncated hemoglobin, whose protein sequence is MKKDISGRPDIELAIKSFYDKVLADEKIGFIFTDIAKVNWEKHLPIMYDFWENVLFFSGKYNGDPMNVHRHLNNLIELKAEHFRRWTHLFNLTIDELFEGENAERAKQRALSIATVMQVKLSESASKKE, encoded by the coding sequence ATGAAAAAAGACATTTCCGGACGCCCCGATATAGAACTTGCAATAAAATCTTTTTATGATAAAGTTTTAGCTGATGAAAAAATTGGCTTCATCTTTACTGATATTGCAAAAGTGAATTGGGAAAAACATCTGCCAATTATGTATGACTTCTGGGAGAATGTTCTTTTCTTCTCAGGAAAATACAATGGCGACCCAATGAATGTCCACAGACACTTAAACAATTTAATTGAATTAAAAGCTGAACATTTCAGAAGGTGGACTCACCTCTTTAATTTGACAATCGATGAGTTATTTGAAGGAGAAAACGCAGAACGTGCAAAACAAAGAGCATTGAGTATAGCTACGGTCATGCAGGTAAAATTATCTGAATCTGCTTCAAAAAAAGAGTGA
- a CDS encoding fasciclin domain-containing protein — MQKTTKILIGAGILLASFSCSNSGEEKSESNATAEQQESVVGQSGVQDDVSAKNVVQVASGSKDHSTLVAAVKAAELVDVLSNAGPFTVFAPTNAAFDKLPAGTVDGLLKPEAKESLQDILQYHVSVGVYQADALMDGQTLGQVNGGNLTITKVDGKIMINGKATIVASIQASNGVIHVIDEVLLQSK, encoded by the coding sequence ATGCAAAAGACCACAAAAATTTTAATCGGAGCAGGAATTTTACTTGCTTCGTTTTCCTGTAGTAATTCAGGGGAAGAAAAATCAGAATCAAATGCGACTGCGGAACAACAAGAGTCTGTTGTCGGGCAGTCAGGTGTACAAGACGATGTATCCGCAAAAAATGTCGTTCAGGTTGCTTCGGGAAGTAAAGACCATTCAACATTAGTTGCTGCAGTTAAAGCTGCTGAACTGGTTGATGTATTGAGTAATGCAGGGCCCTTTACTGTATTCGCACCAACGAATGCAGCTTTCGACAAATTACCTGCAGGTACGGTAGATGGTTTGTTGAAACCTGAAGCAAAGGAATCGTTGCAGGATATTCTTCAGTATCACGTTTCGGTTGGCGTATATCAGGCAGATGCTTTGATGGACGGACAAACTTTAGGACAAGTAAATGGAGGGAATTTGACAATCACAAAAGTTGATGGAAAAATTATGATTAACGGTAAAGCTACAATTGTTGCGTCAATTCAGGCATCAAATGGTGTGATCCACGTTATTGATGAAGTATTACTACAATCGAAATAG
- a CDS encoding 6-carboxytetrahydropterin synthase: protein MLSITKIFNFEMAHAINGYDGACKHIHGHSYQLFVSVSFAKNDSEYIAPPGFIIDFKLLKQIVGKVVVSVLDHKLVLSKEFLANKPYVEVLENLIVWDFEPTVENILLFIKVAVSSELPRELRLTGLKLYETKDSYSEWKP, encoded by the coding sequence ATGCTGAGTATTACCAAGATCTTTAATTTTGAAATGGCGCATGCGATAAATGGATATGACGGTGCCTGCAAACATATTCATGGACACTCTTATCAGTTGTTTGTGTCAGTTTCATTTGCAAAAAATGATTCAGAATATATTGCACCGCCGGGTTTCATTATTGATTTTAAGTTGTTGAAGCAAATTGTAGGGAAAGTTGTTGTAAGTGTGCTGGATCATAAGTTGGTTTTGTCGAAAGAATTCCTTGCCAACAAACCCTATGTAGAGGTACTGGAAAATCTGATCGTGTGGGATTTTGAACCAACAGTTGAAAATATATTGTTGTTTATTAAAGTTGCAGTAAGCAGTGAATTGCCAAGAGAACTAAGATTAACCGGGTTGAAATTATATGAAACAAAAGATTCGTATTCTGAGTGGAAGCCTTAA
- a CDS encoding response regulator has product MTKKSNILLIEDNEGDVRLILEMLKEIGISTDLLIVNSGLKDALEIEIPPDGISLVLLDLTLPDSDGVQTVSEIRKKFPNSVIVILTGMSDEHIALSALREGAQDYLIKGESSSKELDKVIRFSTERQSIITSLNQSNSELKATKEELRELASHLQSIREEERTTISREIHDELGQQLTGLKMDVAWMKKRIDSNEKEVIEKFKDINQMIDDTVKAVRRIAYELRPGILDDLGLNAALEWHSIEFQKRTGIESSFHSGIDDTTLHKDIVTSIFRIYQESLTNIIRHSQATTVKSTLESDSENYILNIQDNGKGFNQKDAGNKNTLGLLGMRERSSMISGTLKIESVPNMGTSIVLKVPRGV; this is encoded by the coding sequence ATGACAAAGAAAAGTAATATTTTATTAATTGAAGATAATGAAGGGGATGTCCGGTTAATTCTGGAAATGCTAAAGGAGATTGGTATTTCAACAGATTTACTGATTGTAAATTCCGGATTAAAGGATGCGCTTGAAATTGAAATTCCACCAGATGGCATTTCGCTTGTTTTGCTCGATCTTACTTTGCCTGACAGTGATGGTGTGCAAACAGTTAGCGAGATCAGAAAAAAATTTCCGAATAGTGTCATAGTAATTTTGACGGGGATGTCTGATGAGCACATTGCTTTAAGTGCATTACGTGAAGGTGCACAGGACTATCTGATCAAAGGGGAAAGCAGCAGCAAGGAGTTAGATAAGGTAATTCGTTTTTCAACCGAACGCCAATCGATCATTACCAGTCTGAATCAAAGCAATTCTGAATTGAAAGCTACAAAGGAAGAACTTCGGGAACTGGCATCACATCTTCAAAGCATTCGTGAAGAAGAAAGAACGACAATATCCAGAGAGATCCATGACGAATTAGGACAGCAGCTAACAGGCTTGAAGATGGATGTAGCGTGGATGAAAAAGAGAATTGATTCTAACGAGAAAGAAGTTATTGAAAAGTTCAAAGACATCAATCAAATGATCGACGACACAGTAAAAGCTGTTCGAAGAATTGCTTATGAACTTCGCCCGGGAATTTTGGATGATCTCGGATTGAATGCAGCATTGGAATGGCATAGTATAGAGTTTCAGAAACGGACCGGTATAGAAAGCTCTTTCCATTCAGGCATCGACGACACAACATTACATAAAGATATTGTGACAAGCATCTTCAGGATCTACCAGGAATCGTTGACAAATATCATCCGTCACTCACAAGCAACCACTGTTAAAAGTACACTTGAATCTGATTCTGAAAATTACATCCTCAATATCCAGGATAACGGAAAAGGTTTCAACCAGAAAGACGCCGGAAATAAAAACACTCTGGGTTTACTAGGCATGCGCGAACGATCGAGTATGATCTCAGGTACATTAAAGATAGAGAGTGTTCCTAATATGGGAACTTCGATTGTGTTGAAGGTGCCGAGAGGTGTTTAG